Proteins co-encoded in one Kutzneria chonburiensis genomic window:
- a CDS encoding GNAT family N-acetyltransferase, with product MEPTARTAVPGHGDLPLPTPVTIDALLTAQEERFARLDRLLPPAPSPEPGEAVNAALPDGTRVAAVVTHQRTEPGMPSWLWSAADTYELQPVVGHTGAAGMDAVLRAFRHWLDRVNDRGPDTAATVIWPSRDVECARVFLDHGLQPLTVTAVRKPTTVRAPSLTVNIRPALASDEDAVVELAMAEVRYSANVGAALLRAEAERTRRASLAGRLGMTDDVWVAERDGMVIGLAETAIVANTPTARTRRQLPIGLWGYVNCLSVLPGARGAGIGQQLMAVVHNHFAGHRTSGYFLHYNPPNPLSSVFWPRQGYRPLWTQWEVRPAGGMR from the coding sequence GTGGAGCCCACTGCGCGGACGGCTGTTCCCGGGCACGGCGATCTTCCGCTGCCGACGCCCGTGACGATCGACGCCCTGCTGACCGCGCAGGAGGAGCGGTTCGCCCGGCTGGACCGGCTGCTGCCGCCCGCGCCGTCGCCGGAGCCGGGCGAGGCGGTCAACGCCGCGCTGCCGGACGGCACGCGGGTGGCGGCGGTCGTCACGCACCAGCGGACGGAGCCGGGCATGCCGTCCTGGCTGTGGTCGGCGGCCGACACCTACGAGCTCCAGCCGGTGGTCGGGCACACCGGCGCGGCCGGCATGGACGCCGTGCTGCGGGCCTTCCGGCACTGGCTGGACCGGGTCAACGACCGCGGGCCGGACACGGCGGCCACGGTGATCTGGCCGAGCCGGGACGTGGAGTGCGCCCGGGTGTTCCTCGATCACGGCCTCCAGCCGCTCACGGTCACGGCGGTGCGCAAGCCGACCACGGTCCGGGCGCCGTCGCTGACCGTGAACATCAGGCCGGCGCTGGCCTCCGACGAGGACGCCGTCGTGGAACTGGCCATGGCCGAGGTCCGCTACTCGGCCAACGTCGGCGCGGCGCTGCTCCGGGCCGAGGCCGAGCGGACCCGCCGGGCCTCGCTGGCCGGCCGGCTCGGGATGACCGACGACGTGTGGGTGGCCGAGCGGGACGGCATGGTCATCGGCCTGGCCGAGACGGCGATCGTGGCCAACACGCCGACCGCGCGGACCCGCCGCCAGCTGCCGATCGGCCTGTGGGGCTATGTGAACTGTCTTTCGGTGCTCCCGGGGGCAAGGGGCGCCGGAATCGGCCAGCAGCTGATGGCGGTCGTGCACAATCACTTCGCCGGCCATCGGACGTCCGGCTACTTCCTGCACTACAACCCGCCGAACCCGCTGTCGTCGGTGTTCTGGCCGCGGCAGGGCTACCGGCCGCTGTGGACCCAGTGGGAGGTGCGCCCGGCGGGCGGGATGCGCTGA
- a CDS encoding class I SAM-dependent methyltransferase: MSTQERYAGAEDQLGTAGAAKREVGGAESRTASIAWWDADADDYQAEHGTFLGDADFMWCPEGIREADAGYLGDVTGQNVLEVGCGAASCGRWLAAQGARAVSFDISAGMLRHAVAGNEATGLHPALVRASADQLPFADESFDAACSAFGGVPFVADAGAVFKEVARVLRPGGPWVFSVTHPMRWIFPDDPGPMGLTVVQSYFDRTPYLEVDAAGAATYVEHHRTLGDYVRQIAAAGLLLEDLVEPEWPGADHPEWGQWSPLRGRLFPGTAIFRCRRP; this comes from the coding sequence GTGAGCACGCAGGAACGCTACGCCGGCGCCGAGGATCAGCTCGGCACGGCGGGCGCGGCCAAGCGCGAGGTCGGCGGCGCGGAGTCCCGGACGGCGAGTATTGCCTGGTGGGACGCTGATGCCGACGACTACCAGGCCGAGCACGGGACCTTCCTCGGCGACGCCGACTTCATGTGGTGCCCGGAGGGCATCCGCGAGGCCGACGCCGGCTACCTCGGCGACGTGACCGGACAAAACGTGCTGGAGGTGGGCTGCGGGGCGGCCTCCTGCGGCCGGTGGCTGGCGGCCCAGGGCGCTCGCGCGGTCAGCTTCGACATCTCGGCGGGCATGCTGCGCCACGCGGTGGCCGGCAACGAGGCCACGGGCCTGCACCCGGCGCTGGTCCGGGCCAGCGCCGACCAGCTGCCCTTCGCCGACGAGAGCTTCGACGCGGCCTGCTCGGCGTTCGGCGGCGTGCCCTTCGTGGCCGACGCCGGCGCCGTGTTCAAAGAAGTGGCCCGCGTGCTGCGGCCGGGCGGCCCGTGGGTGTTCTCGGTGACGCACCCGATGCGCTGGATCTTCCCCGACGACCCGGGCCCGATGGGCCTGACCGTCGTGCAGTCCTACTTCGACCGCACGCCGTATCTGGAGGTGGACGCGGCCGGCGCGGCCACGTACGTGGAGCATCACCGCACCCTCGGCGACTACGTGCGGCAGATCGCGGCGGCCGGCCTGCTGCTGGAGGACCTGGTCGAGCCGGAGTGGCCGGGCGCCGACCACCCGGAGTGGGGCCAGTGGAGCCCACTGCGCGGACGGCTGTTCCCGGGCACGGCGATCTTCCGCTGCCGACGCCCGTGA